The Benincasa hispida cultivar B227 chromosome 9, ASM972705v1, whole genome shotgun sequence genome has a segment encoding these proteins:
- the LOC120086089 gene encoding uncharacterized protein LOC120086089, translating to MMMMEISHFQGMVATAAVFILVQILVYLILSKSSQVFSKKMNRSLSFRQVQSLSRIIKPLSDFPSSSDSSETTFDEGSS from the coding sequence ATGATGATGATGGAGATTAGCCATTTTCAAGGAATGGTAGCTACTGCTGCCGTGTTCATCCTCGTACAGATTCTTGTTTATCTAATTCTCTCTAAATCTTCCCAAGTCTTCTCTAAGAAGATGAACAGGTCTCTTAGTTTTCGACAGGTCCAATCTCTGAGCCGGATTATTAAACCTCTCTCCGACTTCCCCTCCAGCAGCGACAGCAGTGAAACGACATTCGATGAAGGCAGTTCTTAA